A portion of the Agrobacterium tumefaciens genome contains these proteins:
- a CDS encoding amino acid ABC transporter ATP-binding protein, producing MPEVIVENVHKSFGALEVLKGVSLTVGRGEVFALIGRSGSGKSTLLRCMNGLEKINSGRIEIAGHALGGDATALRKLRTDVGIVFQSYNLFPHLTVGENIMLAPRIVKDVAKSETKEIAREVLQLVGLSEKFDSYPDQLSGGQQQRVAIARSLAMRPKVMLFDEVTSALDPELTEEVLTVMENLAKGGMTMILVTHEMAFARRVATETIFMHKGKIWEQGRSAELFANPQTPELRQFVKADVK from the coding sequence ATGCCGGAAGTAATCGTTGAAAACGTTCACAAGAGCTTTGGCGCTCTGGAAGTCCTCAAAGGCGTGTCGCTGACGGTCGGCCGTGGTGAAGTTTTCGCCCTCATCGGCCGCTCCGGCTCGGGCAAGAGCACGCTGCTGCGCTGCATGAACGGGTTGGAGAAGATCAATTCGGGCCGCATCGAAATCGCCGGCCATGCGCTGGGCGGAGATGCCACTGCGCTGCGCAAGCTGCGCACCGATGTCGGTATCGTGTTCCAGAGCTACAATCTTTTCCCGCATCTGACGGTCGGCGAAAACATCATGCTCGCTCCGCGCATCGTCAAGGACGTGGCAAAGTCGGAAACGAAGGAAATTGCCCGCGAGGTTCTGCAACTCGTCGGCCTGTCGGAGAAATTCGATTCCTATCCCGACCAGCTTTCCGGCGGCCAGCAGCAGCGCGTGGCGATTGCCCGTTCGCTTGCCATGCGGCCGAAGGTGATGCTGTTCGACGAGGTGACCTCTGCACTCGATCCCGAACTGACGGAGGAAGTGCTGACGGTCATGGAAAACCTCGCCAAGGGTGGCATGACCATGATCCTTGTTACCCATGAAATGGCCTTTGCACGCCGTGTGGCGACCGAAACCATCTTCATGCACAAGGGTAAGATCTGGGAACAGGGCCGCTCGGCAGAACTCTTCGCCAATCCGCAAACACCGGAACTCCGGCAATTCGTCAAGGCCGATGTGAAATAG
- a CDS encoding 2-hydroxyacid dehydrogenase, which translates to MTTEIVQLCPLIPALEQELAQRFTVHRLFEAADKVAFLSEKGAAIRGVVTGGHIGLPADIGAALPNLEIVAINGVGFDKVDLAEAKRRGFRVSNTPDVLTADVADLALGLVLAQARKLPQADQHVRTGQWLKGDMGLSTRVAGRRYGIFGLGRIGQAIAKRLEGFDARISYTARNRRDVPYDYHDSIEALAANCDVLIIAAAATAETRHIVNADVLKALGPQGVLVNVARGSLVDEKALVEALSSGTIGGAALDVFEDEPRVPEALFAFENVTLAPHVGSGTHQTRRAMADLVLANLDAHFAGKELPTPVV; encoded by the coding sequence ATGACTACTGAAATCGTACAACTGTGCCCGCTGATCCCGGCACTGGAACAAGAACTCGCGCAGCGCTTCACTGTTCATCGCCTGTTTGAGGCGGCAGACAAGGTGGCATTCCTTTCTGAAAAGGGTGCTGCAATCCGCGGCGTCGTCACCGGTGGCCATATCGGCCTGCCGGCGGATATCGGCGCCGCACTCCCCAATCTCGAGATCGTCGCCATCAACGGCGTCGGTTTCGACAAGGTGGATTTGGCGGAAGCCAAGCGACGCGGTTTCCGCGTTTCCAACACACCGGATGTTCTGACGGCGGATGTCGCTGACCTCGCGCTCGGTCTTGTTCTGGCGCAAGCGCGCAAGCTGCCGCAGGCTGACCAGCATGTGCGCACGGGGCAGTGGCTGAAGGGTGATATGGGCCTTTCCACCCGTGTGGCCGGCCGCCGCTACGGCATTTTTGGCCTTGGCCGCATCGGTCAGGCTATCGCCAAAAGGCTGGAAGGCTTTGATGCGCGCATTTCCTACACCGCCAGAAACCGTCGCGACGTTCCCTATGATTATCACGACAGCATCGAGGCTCTGGCCGCCAATTGCGACGTGCTGATCATCGCCGCCGCCGCCACCGCCGAAACGCGCCATATCGTCAACGCGGATGTGCTGAAGGCTCTCGGTCCCCAGGGTGTGCTCGTCAACGTGGCGCGTGGTTCGCTTGTGGATGAAAAGGCACTGGTCGAGGCGCTTTCGAGTGGCACGATCGGTGGCGCAGCGCTTGACGTCTTTGAGGATGAGCCACGTGTGCCGGAGGCGCTTTTCGCCTTCGAAAACGTCACGCTCGCGCCGCATGTCGGCAGCGGCACGCACCAGACCCGGCGCGCCATGGCCGATCTGGTTCTCGCCAATCTCGACGCGCATTTTGCCGGTAAAGAGCTCCCCACACCTGTCGTGTGA
- a CDS encoding putative bifunctional diguanylate cyclase/phosphodiesterase yields MQNRPPRTKSDAPPSDRHALLEAMIDHVPDFIYAKDLEGRFLFANRAIVTENGFDTVEELIGLTDYDINGDAAQRAGIPETEARVMRTGEPDLGFEERAMRGDIDRWLMMSRVPLKDKNGAIIGVVGASRDITQKKASERLLQAQAHILEMIVGAARIEDFLEEFVKAIENLATGLACAVRVFDAAAGEPSVYASPALSQHAGVTALISSVSDPESLTYPAGNVAFSFDIPASEGNAHGFVWCMLAGRKPDAGLLEFIAAAARMAGLAIDRKRAAEHIAFLADHDMLTRLPNRRFLDTRLPEILAASAKAKRHVGIGFLDLDNFKQINDTLGHSVGDALLSKTAERISRSLGRNDLVLRVGGDEFVIILHKQKDDFESRLQHIRAAVSQPLRLGNYDIKVTCSIGMAFFPEHGETTAEIVAAADLAMYEAKHSGRDGIATFTPRMADDLRKKFTRIEELRKAVERDEFVLHYQPQVDLLTGRISGVEALVRWQHPAEGLLGPAEFIGLAEETGLIVELGESVLKKACLQAQAWCNAGLPPVKMAVNISPRQFQGGLVEQIRSALTQSGLAPSLLEIEITETLIIQDVETSVRIMRVIKEMGVSLALDDFGIGYSCLGMLKTFPLSCMKIDRSFLTHLPEKTKDSAIVSIMIQLAGSLGIDVIAEGVETCEQAAFLRAAGCPYGQGYYFSRPVQADAIEAMLGTMMTFPAGLSNDMQ; encoded by the coding sequence TTGCAGAACCGGCCGCCGCGGACGAAGTCCGATGCGCCGCCATCCGACCGGCATGCGCTGCTTGAAGCGATGATCGATCATGTGCCGGATTTCATCTACGCCAAGGACCTGGAAGGCCGCTTTCTCTTCGCCAACCGTGCCATCGTCACCGAAAACGGCTTCGACACAGTCGAGGAACTGATCGGTCTCACCGATTACGATATTAACGGCGATGCGGCGCAGCGTGCCGGCATTCCAGAGACCGAGGCGCGGGTGATGCGCACGGGAGAGCCGGATCTCGGTTTTGAGGAACGCGCAATGCGCGGCGATATCGACCGCTGGCTGATGATGTCGCGCGTGCCGCTTAAGGACAAGAACGGCGCGATCATCGGTGTGGTTGGTGCATCCAGGGATATTACCCAGAAGAAAGCCTCGGAGCGACTGCTTCAGGCGCAGGCGCATATTCTCGAAATGATTGTTGGGGCGGCGCGTATCGAGGATTTTCTCGAAGAATTCGTGAAAGCCATCGAAAACCTCGCTACGGGTCTTGCCTGCGCTGTTCGCGTATTCGATGCCGCGGCCGGCGAACCCTCGGTCTATGCCTCACCGGCGCTTTCACAGCATGCGGGGGTGACAGCACTCATCTCCAGCGTCAGCGATCCCGAAAGCCTGACCTATCCCGCCGGTAATGTGGCCTTCAGTTTCGATATTCCCGCCAGCGAAGGCAATGCGCACGGTTTCGTCTGGTGCATGTTGGCGGGCCGCAAACCGGATGCGGGGCTTCTGGAGTTCATCGCCGCCGCCGCGCGCATGGCGGGTCTTGCGATCGATCGCAAACGGGCGGCGGAACATATCGCGTTTCTTGCCGATCACGACATGCTGACACGGCTGCCCAATCGCCGCTTTCTGGATACGAGATTGCCGGAGATACTGGCAGCATCGGCAAAAGCGAAGCGGCATGTCGGCATCGGCTTTCTTGATCTCGATAATTTCAAGCAGATCAACGATACGCTCGGCCACAGCGTTGGCGATGCTTTGTTGTCCAAAACGGCTGAGCGCATCTCGCGCAGTCTCGGTCGAAACGATCTGGTGCTACGGGTGGGTGGGGATGAGTTCGTCATCATTCTGCATAAGCAGAAGGACGATTTCGAAAGCCGCCTGCAACATATCCGGGCTGCGGTCTCGCAGCCGCTGCGCCTCGGCAACTACGATATCAAGGTCACATGCAGCATTGGCATGGCATTTTTCCCGGAGCACGGGGAAACCACGGCGGAAATTGTCGCTGCGGCCGATCTTGCGATGTATGAGGCCAAGCATAGCGGGCGAGATGGCATTGCAACCTTCACGCCGCGCATGGCGGATGATCTGAGGAAGAAGTTCACCCGTATCGAGGAATTGCGCAAGGCGGTGGAAAGGGACGAGTTCGTTCTACACTATCAGCCGCAGGTCGACCTTCTGACCGGTCGCATCAGCGGCGTGGAGGCGCTGGTGCGCTGGCAGCACCCGGCGGAAGGTCTGCTCGGCCCCGCGGAATTCATCGGCCTTGCGGAAGAAACCGGCCTGATCGTGGAACTTGGGGAAAGCGTTCTGAAGAAAGCCTGCCTTCAGGCGCAGGCATGGTGCAATGCCGGGCTGCCGCCCGTCAAAATGGCGGTTAATATTTCACCCAGGCAATTTCAGGGCGGCCTTGTGGAGCAGATCAGGTCTGCGCTCACGCAATCCGGCCTTGCACCGTCTCTGTTGGAAATTGAGATCACCGAAACCCTCATCATTCAGGATGTGGAAACATCCGTGCGGATCATGCGCGTCATCAAGGAGATGGGCGTCAGCCTGGCACTGGATGATTTCGGCATCGGTTATTCCTGTCTCGGCATGCTCAAGACCTTCCCCCTGTCGTGCATGAAGATAGATCGGTCGTTCCTCACCCATCTGCCGGAAAAAACCAAGGACAGCGCCATCGTCTCCATCATGATCCAGCTTGCGGGGTCTCTGGGCATCGATGTCATTGCCGAAGGCGTCGAGACCTGCGAGCAGGCAGCGTTTCTGCGCGCTGCCGGTTGCCCCTATGGGCAGGGTTATTACTTCAGCCGCCCGGTGCAGGCGGATGCGATCGAGGCAATGTTGGGGACTATGATGACTTTCCCCGCTGGTCTATCGAACGACATGCAATAA
- a CDS encoding porin: protein MNIKSLLIGSAAALAAVSGAQAADAIVAAEPEPMEYVRVCDAFGTGFFYIPGTETCLKFDGYVRFQTDFGRDKSGRSDWDTFTRAQFNIDTRTDTELGALRGYIGFQGNADRGANSVSSTDGSSVFVDQAFIELAGIKVGKFTSWWDDGLSGETDVLSTNAKFNSARYIYDAGSFWAGVSGDELEGTRTQFGRLTGGTVTSGITGKVYSVRARESDNNFGIAGGLGAKFGAATLQLIGGYDTKLEEGALRLIATADIGPGKLGLAGVWASGANAYYAESEWAVAAEYAIAASEKLTITPSIQYSGNMARTGTALTGYSTDVSGGDLTESYKVTNSWGNVDEWRAGVTVDYKITDGFSAKVGATYVDRDFVAEQWTGLVRLQRGF from the coding sequence ATGAACATCAAGAGCCTCCTCATCGGCTCCGCTGCCGCTCTCGCAGCAGTATCCGGCGCACAGGCCGCTGACGCTATCGTCGCTGCCGAACCCGAGCCCATGGAATATGTTCGCGTCTGCGACGCCTTCGGCACCGGCTTCTTCTACATCCCCGGCACCGAAACTTGCCTGAAGTTCGACGGTTATGTCCGTTTTCAGACCGACTTTGGTCGCGACAAGTCCGGTCGATCTGATTGGGACACCTTCACGCGCGCCCAGTTCAATATTGATACTCGCACCGACACCGAACTCGGCGCTTTGCGTGGATATATTGGTTTCCAAGGTAACGCCGATAGGGGCGCTAACTCGGTCTCGTCGACTGATGGTTCGTCAGTTTTCGTAGATCAAGCGTTCATTGAGCTTGCTGGTATCAAAGTCGGTAAGTTCACTAGTTGGTGGGATGACGGTCTTTCTGGTGAGACAGACGTGCTCTCCACAAATGCGAAATTTAATTCCGCTCGTTACATATATGATGCAGGCTCTTTCTGGGCCGGCGTCTCCGGAGATGAACTGGAAGGTACAAGAACCCAGTTCGGCCGTCTCACAGGAGGAACGGTAACAAGCGGGATAACCGGTAAGGTCTACAGTGTAAGAGCGAGGGAGAGCGACAATAACTTCGGTATTGCTGGAGGTCTGGGCGCGAAATTTGGAGCCGCGACGCTTCAACTCATAGGCGGCTACGATACCAAACTCGAAGAAGGTGCTCTTCGTCTGATCGCAACTGCTGATATCGGTCCTGGTAAACTGGGTCTTGCAGGCGTTTGGGCTTCCGGCGCGAATGCATACTACGCTGAGTCTGAATGGGCAGTAGCGGCGGAATATGCTATTGCAGCCTCTGAGAAACTTACAATTACGCCAAGCATTCAATATTCCGGCAACATGGCCAGAACGGGCACCGCTCTGACAGGTTATAGCACAGACGTGTCGGGTGGCGATTTGACTGAGTCCTACAAGGTTACGAATTCGTGGGGCAATGTTGACGAGTGGCGCGCTGGCGTGACTGTAGACTACAAGATCACGGACGGCTTCTCTGCGAAGGTGGGAGCAACTTATGTTGACCGCGATTTCGTCGCCGAACAATGGACAGGTCTCGTTCGACTTCAGCGCGGCTTCTAA
- a CDS encoding amidohydrolase family protein, whose protein sequence is MGNFLLLHGTMVTVDRERRIIEDCGLAIQGDRIVDIGTAAELAPRHSDKQIIDCRGKLIIPGLIDAHGHAGHALIRSIAADTNAMWMKVVTPTYYHYVTRDYWYADGLVSGIERLRAGVTTGASIITSMPRADDPVFAINHARAYDEIGLREIICVGPSGLPWPHPVTRWESGSPERRNVSFEEMIEGSEATIDALNGTADGRISVFLTPFTIVPSVEPSNASSPDQAVKLTENDRMQARRIRETARKMGVRLHSDAFAGQIRMAFQDKENALLGPDIHLQHCWGISHEEIDILAETGTRVTHAPPGRSTPIMEMMSKGIRVAITTDGAAPSRHFDMLQTARLAQFTQHLLHNHDRYLLPPGKIFEMITIDAAHAIGMEDEIGSLEIGKKADVVVIDMRKPHLMPMWMPVHRLVHQVLGSDVDTVFVDGKMLMENGRVLTTDVDAALSFGQEEALALAARAGLEAHMHDPGWGRLLRTFEEPVHPPQPPAAVLGR, encoded by the coding sequence ATGGGGAATTTTCTGCTGCTGCACGGCACGATGGTGACGGTGGATCGCGAAAGACGCATCATCGAGGATTGTGGCCTTGCCATTCAGGGCGACCGTATTGTCGACATCGGTACAGCAGCGGAGCTGGCGCCACGTCACAGCGACAAACAGATCATAGATTGCCGGGGAAAACTCATCATTCCCGGCCTCATTGACGCCCATGGCCATGCAGGGCACGCGCTGATCCGCAGCATTGCGGCCGACACCAACGCCATGTGGATGAAGGTCGTGACGCCGACCTACTATCACTACGTCACACGCGATTACTGGTATGCGGACGGCCTGGTATCCGGCATCGAGCGGCTTCGCGCCGGCGTGACGACAGGTGCCAGCATCATCACCTCGATGCCACGCGCCGACGACCCCGTCTTTGCCATCAACCACGCCCGCGCTTATGACGAGATCGGGCTTCGTGAAATCATCTGCGTTGGACCTTCCGGCCTGCCCTGGCCGCATCCGGTGACCCGATGGGAAAGCGGCTCTCCGGAGCGCCGAAATGTAAGCTTCGAGGAAATGATCGAAGGCAGCGAAGCCACGATCGACGCCCTGAACGGAACGGCAGACGGACGCATCAGTGTTTTTCTGACACCCTTTACCATCGTTCCCTCGGTGGAACCCTCCAACGCTTCAAGCCCCGACCAGGCGGTGAAACTAACGGAAAACGACCGCATGCAGGCGCGCCGAATACGCGAGACGGCCCGGAAAATGGGCGTCAGGCTACATTCGGATGCATTTGCGGGGCAAATCCGCATGGCGTTTCAGGATAAGGAAAATGCGCTTCTCGGCCCGGATATCCACCTCCAGCATTGCTGGGGCATCTCGCATGAAGAGATCGACATTCTGGCGGAAACCGGCACGCGCGTGACCCACGCCCCGCCGGGCCGCTCAACGCCGATCATGGAAATGATGTCCAAGGGGATTCGAGTCGCCATCACCACCGATGGCGCGGCACCCAGCCGTCACTTCGATATGCTCCAGACCGCCCGACTTGCACAGTTCACGCAACACCTGCTGCACAATCACGATCGCTACCTGTTGCCGCCGGGCAAGATATTCGAAATGATTACCATCGACGCCGCCCATGCCATCGGCATGGAAGATGAAATCGGCTCGCTCGAAATTGGCAAAAAGGCCGATGTCGTCGTCATCGACATGCGCAAGCCACATCTGATGCCGATGTGGATGCCGGTGCACCGTCTCGTGCATCAGGTTCTGGGAAGCGACGTCGATACCGTTTTCGTCGATGGCAAGATGCTGATGGAAAACGGCCGTGTTCTGACGACCGACGTCGATGCGGCTCTCTCCTTTGGACAGGAAGAGGCACTGGCACTTGCCGCCCGCGCGGGTCTTGAAGCGCATATGCATGATCCGGGCTGGGGCCGTTTGCTGCGAACCTTCGAAGAGCCAGTGCACCCTCCCCAGCCGCCCGCCGCGGTGCTTGGCCGGTAG
- a CDS encoding ABC transporter substrate-binding protein, whose protein sequence is MSRIRSFVLAAMAAAAIAVPANAETLRWGGRADLYSLDPYSVPSTSNLAFLNHIYEGLVRYGPDFKIEPALATEWKLVDEKTWRFTLRKGVKFHDGAEFTADDVVASFTRASDATSPLRGNIPVFAGVKKVDDYTVDLNVTAPTSLFLNDITNIFIFNAKWLKDNNSEKPTDFASKVDGYTTMHTNGTGPFKLESRVPDSKTVLVANDSWWDQKKHNLDRIEFVPIASAATRVAALLSGEIDLIDSAPIQDLPRLESSPNITVKKRTELRTLFIGFNRREKLEDGKPNPFNDLRVRQAFEASIDRDLINKKVMRDLARPSGSLIAPEIAGYAKSLDTYQPADPAKAQKLLADAGMKNLAFTYTCMNDESINEEDICSGVANMLKRGGFQPTIDIAPRSVQSPKRNGGKADVFNLSWANEPTLDAFSFLSQILSTRKGAMGVSNYGGWSNPEIDKLVDQAAHEQDNNKRLALEEAALKIAKDETMLVPLHQQPIAWAMLGKVKSVDFRADNKPRHWLTQVGK, encoded by the coding sequence ATGTCCCGAATTAGAAGTTTCGTTCTGGCCGCCATGGCCGCCGCCGCCATTGCCGTTCCCGCAAACGCAGAAACCTTGCGTTGGGGCGGCCGCGCGGATCTTTACTCGCTTGATCCGTATTCGGTGCCTTCCACCTCCAACCTCGCCTTTCTCAATCATATCTATGAAGGGCTGGTGCGTTACGGGCCGGACTTCAAGATTGAGCCGGCGCTTGCGACGGAGTGGAAACTTGTTGATGAAAAAACATGGCGTTTCACCCTGCGCAAAGGTGTGAAGTTCCACGACGGTGCTGAGTTTACCGCTGACGATGTCGTTGCATCTTTCACGCGCGCTTCGGATGCCACCTCGCCATTGCGCGGCAATATTCCGGTTTTCGCCGGCGTGAAGAAGGTCGATGATTACACCGTCGATCTGAACGTCACCGCGCCCACCTCGCTTTTCCTCAACGACATCACAAATATCTTCATCTTCAATGCCAAGTGGTTGAAAGATAACAACAGCGAAAAGCCGACCGACTTCGCTTCCAAGGTCGATGGCTACACGACGATGCACACCAACGGCACCGGCCCGTTCAAGCTTGAGAGCCGCGTTCCCGATAGCAAAACGGTTCTTGTCGCGAACGATTCCTGGTGGGATCAGAAAAAACACAATCTCGATCGCATCGAATTCGTGCCGATTGCCTCGGCCGCAACCCGCGTTGCAGCTTTGCTCTCCGGCGAAATCGACCTGATCGATTCCGCGCCGATCCAGGATCTGCCGCGTCTGGAATCCTCGCCCAACATCACGGTGAAGAAGCGCACCGAGCTGCGCACGCTGTTCATCGGCTTCAATCGCCGCGAAAAGCTGGAAGACGGCAAGCCTAACCCGTTCAACGATCTTCGCGTTCGCCAGGCATTCGAGGCGTCGATCGATCGTGATCTCATCAACAAGAAGGTCATGCGCGATCTTGCAAGACCGTCCGGCTCGCTTATTGCGCCTGAGATTGCGGGTTACGCCAAGTCGCTTGATACCTACCAGCCTGCCGATCCGGCAAAGGCGCAGAAGCTGCTTGCCGATGCAGGTATGAAGAACCTTGCATTCACCTATACCTGCATGAATGACGAAAGCATCAACGAGGAAGACATCTGCTCCGGCGTTGCCAACATGCTCAAACGCGGCGGTTTCCAGCCGACAATCGACATCGCCCCGCGTTCGGTACAGTCTCCCAAGCGCAATGGTGGCAAGGCCGATGTCTTCAACCTCAGCTGGGCGAACGAGCCCACGCTCGATGCCTTCTCGTTCCTGTCGCAGATCCTGTCGACCCGCAAGGGCGCGATGGGCGTATCCAACTATGGCGGCTGGTCTAACCCCGAGATCGACAAGCTGGTGGATCAGGCAGCACACGAGCAGGACAATAACAAGCGTCTCGCGCTTGAAGAAGCTGCATTGAAAATAGCCAAGGACGAGACGATGCTTGTTCCGCTGCACCAGCAGCCAATCGCCTGGGCCATGCTCGGAAAGGTCAAGAGCGTTGATTTCCGCGCCGACAACAAGCCGCGCCACTGGCTGACTCAGGTCGGCAAGTAA
- a CDS encoding ABC transporter permease has product MLVFIIKRMGNAILVMLSVALIAFLIFRLAGDPVELMVGEQTSQEDRAALRERLGLNDSLPTQYLRFVKDAAQGNFGVSYRNGQQVLPLIAERFPATLELVLVATIISLVVGLPLGVLTAIRRGKWYTEGLQFLSIVGVSLPSFVVGILLILVFSVSLGWAPAFGRGDVVQLGWWSTGLLTSSGRAALILPAIALSLYQITLVMRLVRAEMLEVLRSDFVKFARARGIPRWRIYFRHALRNCLMPVVTLTTMNVGSLIAFALITETVFQWPGMGMLFIQAVTFLDIPVMAAYLCIISFIFVVLNTFVDIAYAVIDPRLRTAR; this is encoded by the coding sequence ATGCTGGTTTTCATCATCAAGCGTATGGGAAATGCCATTCTGGTCATGCTTTCCGTCGCGCTTATTGCATTTCTCATTTTCAGGCTTGCCGGAGACCCCGTCGAGTTGATGGTGGGGGAGCAGACGTCGCAGGAAGATCGCGCCGCCTTGCGTGAGCGTCTTGGTCTTAACGACAGTCTGCCAACGCAATATCTGCGGTTTGTCAAAGATGCCGCCCAGGGCAATTTCGGCGTTTCCTATCGCAACGGCCAGCAGGTGCTGCCGCTGATCGCGGAGCGGTTTCCGGCCACGCTGGAACTGGTTCTGGTGGCCACGATCATATCACTTGTCGTCGGCCTGCCGCTTGGGGTGCTGACGGCGATCAGGCGCGGAAAGTGGTATACGGAGGGCCTGCAATTCCTGTCGATTGTCGGCGTCTCGCTGCCAAGTTTCGTTGTCGGCATTCTGCTTATTCTCGTCTTTTCGGTCAGCCTCGGCTGGGCGCCGGCCTTTGGTCGCGGTGATGTCGTGCAGCTCGGCTGGTGGTCCACCGGCCTGCTCACCTCATCGGGGCGTGCCGCACTCATTCTGCCTGCCATCGCGCTCTCGCTTTACCAGATCACGCTTGTCATGCGTCTGGTCCGCGCCGAGATGCTGGAGGTGCTGCGGTCCGATTTCGTGAAGTTCGCCCGTGCACGCGGCATTCCCCGCTGGCGCATTTATTTCCGCCATGCGCTGCGCAACTGTCTTATGCCTGTTGTGACGCTGACGACGATGAATGTCGGTTCGCTCATCGCTTTTGCGCTCATCACGGAGACAGTGTTTCAGTGGCCGGGCATGGGCATGCTGTTCATACAGGCGGTGACGTTTCTCGATATCCCCGTCATGGCGGCCTATCTCTGCATCATTTCCTTCATCTTCGTTGTCCTCAACACGTTCGTCGACATTGCCTATGCGGTGATCGATCCGCGTCTGCGCACTGCGCGCTAA
- a CDS encoding ABC transporter permease: protein MATDLPQTAKPARPSLIKRIRNSDLYWSFSHSKSAKISALILAVLILAAVFAPLIAPQNPYDGASLDMWKAELPPVWQEGGEWPFLLGTDTQGRDMLSAILYGTRISIVIGVASVALSLVIGMTAGLVAGYFGGFADNLLMRIGDITLSIPTILVAILVSTVVRQMLPDNLREVGASAVLILAIALSAWVQYARTVRAQAIVETGKDYVQAAKLIGVPARRIMANHILPNTLTPIMVAATLNFGMAILTEATLSFLGIGMPPSQPSLGTLIRIGNQFLFSGSWWIVLFPVFQLCLLVVTVNLLGDWLRDALNPKLR, encoded by the coding sequence ATGGCCACAGACCTTCCGCAAACGGCAAAACCTGCCCGCCCGTCGCTCATCAAGCGCATACGCAACAGCGATCTCTACTGGTCGTTCAGCCACAGCAAATCGGCCAAGATCAGCGCGCTGATCCTTGCAGTCCTCATCCTCGCCGCCGTTTTCGCGCCCCTGATCGCACCGCAGAACCCTTATGACGGCGCGTCGCTCGACATGTGGAAGGCCGAACTGCCGCCGGTGTGGCAGGAGGGCGGCGAATGGCCCTTTCTGCTCGGCACGGATACGCAAGGGCGCGACATGCTCTCCGCTATCCTCTACGGCACGCGCATATCGATCGTGATCGGTGTTGCCTCGGTAGCACTTTCCCTGGTCATCGGCATGACTGCCGGGCTTGTGGCCGGTTATTTTGGCGGTTTTGCCGATAATCTCCTGATGCGCATCGGCGATATCACGCTCTCCATTCCGACAATTCTGGTGGCAATTCTCGTCTCCACGGTCGTCAGACAGATGCTTCCGGACAATCTTCGCGAGGTCGGCGCATCTGCCGTGCTCATTCTCGCCATCGCGCTTTCCGCCTGGGTGCAATATGCGCGCACCGTGCGTGCCCAGGCGATTGTCGAAACCGGCAAGGACTATGTGCAGGCGGCGAAGCTGATCGGCGTTCCCGCGCGCCGCATCATGGCAAACCATATTCTGCCCAATACTCTGACGCCGATCATGGTTGCCGCCACGCTCAACTTCGGCATGGCGATCCTGACCGAAGCGACGTTGTCGTTCCTCGGCATCGGCATGCCACCCAGCCAGCCGTCGCTCGGAACGCTGATCCGCATCGGCAACCAGTTCCTGTTTTCCGGTTCCTGGTGGATCGTGTTGTTTCCCGTTTTCCAGCTCTGCCTGCTCGTCGTCACCGTCAACCTTCTGGGTGACTGGCTGCGCGATGCGCTCAATCCGAAACTGAGGTGA